TTTTGATTTTAGTTTTCCCATTCGCATCTCTATGCCCACAGCGTGGGAAAGTCATATTTATCGCCAAACAGTTTTGATCGTTCTTTCTATCATCTTTGTTTCCGGTGCTATCACGTTCTTCTTCCGCAATAAGAACTATTACTTTGTTCAATCCTGGGCGAGCATTAAGAGCTGGTTGGTTGCAGCTCCTTTGATGTTTATTGTGATGGGTCTGCCTGAGCCTTGGCCGTTGGTGTTCTTGACGGCGCTGGCGATTTTGGGTGCCAAGATTTTCTTTCAGATCATGGGGATGTTCCATCGCAGTAATTTCGTCCTGCTTTGTTATGCGGGCATTATTGGATTGGGAATCTGCGCATGGTACGACCGTATTGATATTTACAACTCCATGCCGATGATCGTGCTGGGAGCCAGCTGTCTTGTCCCGTTGATTCGCAATTCTTATAAACGCATGATTCAGTACATGTCTTTGACTTTGCTGGCCTTCATCTTCTTAGGTTGGTCATTCATGCACTTGGGACTGATTCTGAAATTCCCGAATGGCGTTTACCAAGTGATGTATCTTGTGATCCTGACAGAGTTCTGTGACAACACAAACTTAGCTGTGGGTCGCTACATTGGCGGTTGGAGAATGTTCCCTGGAATCAATCCACGTCGTACCGTAGGCAGTACCGCGACGTCGATCCTTCTGACTTTATTCCTTGCAGGCTCGATGCGTTTCTTACTGCCGGACGGATCTGACAAGTATTGGTTGGCTTCAGGCCTGGTCGCTTCTTTAGGAGGCTTCGTGGGGGATCTTGTGATGACAGTGGTTCGTCGTGATGCCGGAATGAAAACAGTGGGCCCTTTCATTATCGGTCGCGGAGATTTCTTACATCGCGTGGACAGACTGATCTTCGTCGCACCTATTTACTATTACGTGATGACGGTCATTCTATGAAGGATTGGAACTACGAAAATGAGCAGTGGACCAAGCTGCCGACTTACTTAAAACACCTCCCGCTGTTCACGCGTCACATCGACATGTTCAGCGTGTTCATGCGTTTTCTGTGGTCGATCTTTCTTAAAAACGTGGCCTTTAAGTTTTACATTCGCCTTCAAGTAAAGGGCACGCCATTTAAAGAAATCTATCGCACACAACCGAAGCTTATTATTATCAGCAATCACGCCAGCCACTTGGATGCGGTTTCTATTGCGGCGTCCATTCCGCGTCGCTACTGGTTGAATCTTTATATCGCAGCGGCAAAGGACTATTTCTTTACCAACGCCCTTTTCACCTTCTTTTCTAAACACTGCTTGGGAGCCATCCCCATTGATCGCAAAGACCGTCGCGGTGAAGCCATCAATTTGATTTTGAAGCTTTTGACAGAGCTTCCGCGCATGTGGTTGATCATTTTTCCGGAAGGAACCCGCTCTAAAGACGGAAAAATTCAGGAATTCAAACGAGGCGTTTCCATCTTTTCAGAACGCACACAAACGCCGCTTTTATTCACATATCTAGAAGGCAATATGGAGCTATGGCCTAAAGGGCAGCCCATTCCTCTTCCAGGAAAACTGGTTTTGCACGTTGGTCCGGTTCATCCCCCCGGCCCGATTCAGCAGGTGTATGCTGCTTATAAGCAGTGGGTGCTGACGATCAATCCAAACGCATTCCATGCTGCGACCACAAGCGAAGGCGAAGGAGAAGCAAAAGATGACTCCGAACAAGTCTGATATCGAAAAGACATCATTGAAAATTGGCCCCTATCAAATCTGCCCTATTCCGACCGGTGAATTCGGCTTAGATGGTGGCGCTATGTTTGGGACAGTTCCCAAAGTATTGTGGGAACGTTCAAATCCGCCGGATGAAAAAAATCGCATTCCCATGGAAGCTCGAGGGCTTTTACTTAAGTCCCAAGGCCTGAATATTTTGATCGATACCGGCAACGGCCTAGGGAAAGACTTCGTCGCAAAATACGGAGAGAAATTAGGAACGAAGTTTGCCGAGATGTACAACATCGACGACAGCGGCCCTTCTCTTTTAAAATCCCTGAACAGTTTTGGTTTGAAACCTGAAGACATTCATCACGTGATTCTGACTCACCTGCATTTTGATCATGCCGGTGGTGCGACGACAGAAAAAGACGGAAAGCTTGTTCCCACTTTTCCCAAAGCTCAATACTGGATTCAAAAAGGCAATTTAGAAACGGCCAGCAAGCCCAATCTTCGCGAGCGTGCCAGTTATTATCCAGCAAACTTCCAACCACTTATGGACGCTGGTGTTTTAAATATCTTAGACGGAGAAAAAGAAATTCTTCCTGGAGTTTCGGTCCTTCTTTCTCACGGTCACACCCAAGCTCAACAAATGGTGAAAGTGACGGATGGAAATGCGACCTTGCTTTACTGTGGTGATGTCGTACCCACAAGCTCTCACGTGAAGATCCCTTGGTTGATGGGTTACGACTTACACCCGTTGACATTGATGGAAGAAAAACAAAAGTACCTAAGTCAGGCGGCGGATCAAAAATGGTATTTGTTTTTCGAGCATGATCCCTACTGTGACGCCGCCGTGATCGAGCGCAATGGTCACGATTTCGCCGTCCAAAAAAGATTTCTGCTTTAGGAAAGAATTAGGCGGACTTCATTAAAGCATGCTATTGTCGGCTTAATGAGTCCGTTGTTCCAATCTTTAAGATTAAAAACCCTTGGTGAAGTCCTGAAGGACACCCTTCAGCAAATGCGCGACGGAGAAATCCAGCTTGTGGCGGCTTCATTGGCATTTTCAACGGCCATCGCCTTGGTTCCATTTATTGCCGTGGTGCTTGCGACTTTTCAATCTATCGGGGGCCTTGAAGCCTTTTATCCGCAAGTCGAGTCCCTGCTCTTAAGAAATATTCGCGAAGCTGCCGGCTCTGACGTCACAAAGTTCATTCGTATTTTTCTAAAAAACATCAGTGCCGGGAAATTGGGAACGACAGGAGCCGTGCTTCTTTTTATCACTTCGATCCGCATGCTTTTGGATATGGAAGTGGGCATTCACCGTGTTTGGAATCAAAAGAACACAAGACCTTTTTATAAACGCGTGATCTATCAGTGGGGTCTCATTCTTTTGATCCCGGTGTTACTTGCGGTGTATGTGGGATTCCAGTCTTTAGAACAATTTCAGTTCGTTCATCGCGTGGTGCCGGCGTTTGTTTCAAACTCTATTGTTTTGGTAGGCTCGTTATTTCTTATTTATAAACTTGTGCCGACGGTTTATGTGAAAAAGAGTGCCGCGTTTATTTCAGCGGTGGTTGCGGCCCTGGTCCTGTATGGCGTTCACAAAAGTTACGCAGCCTTGGCGTTGAAGTTTTTTGCTTACAATAAAATCTATGGTTCGTTTGCGGCCTTGCCTATCTTGCTGTTTTGGATTCTGACGATCTGGTACGTGATCTTAGCAGGCGTGGCTTTATGTGCGTCTCTTCAGAAACGTCACGTTGCTTAGCTATTTGCTTTGCCAGGTGTTTTGAAAGCTGTTGAGCCAGTTCCTTATTTTTCAAATGAATATAAAGCTGCGGATGAATTTCAACGTCTTCAACCAGCCAATTCCCCGTCCCCAAAGCCACTTCTTCCTTATCTTTGATCAAATACTTCGAATGCGTAAAGAAACTGCCCGGAGCAAAGTAAAGACTGTCGATCCCCTCTTCTTGCAAGCGTTCGATAGTTCGGCGGGTTCTTCTGACGTAGCTTAAAGCGAAGGCGGTGTGATGGTGAGCAAAACCTTTGATTTTGACTCCGCGACGGTGAGCTTCGATAAAGGCATCTCGAATCTCTTTATGATCAAAAAAATAAATTGAAAACTCTAAGGTCTTTTTTGCAGAGTGAATCATATCGACCAGAACATTTTTGAAATCTCCGTCGGCCAACATCGGGGGCTTGAGTTCAATGCCACCATGCCCACCACCCTGCCATAGGTATTCAAAGTAGCGATTGAATTCTTTGGCGATGGCTTTGTTGTCGATAAGAAGATTTGTCTCATAGTTTTTAACAATAGATTGGTGCGTGAGATTTGTAGAGCCGAAGAGCACGTAACGACCATCCACGCTAAAACCTTTTGCGTGAGTTTTCCCATACACGACTTCGATTCCGGCTCTTTTTAAGAACTGCGCCGTGACGATGTTTCTGTCCGAGGTGTCACGCACGCCTTCAATATAAAGACGAATGCGCAACTCAGGCTTATCGCGTTTCAGCTCTTTGATTTTTTCGGCAATTGTGTAGGGAGCTGTATTCATGTTCAGCTTTCCCGCGGCACTTCCGATGGCAAACGAATATGCCAGAATATTGATCTCGTTTTCAGCTTGATCCAGAAGTTTTAAAAGGGCGTTGAGATAGTCATTGTCCGTGACCAAGGCAGCGTCGCTGGCGATCTTTTTCTGTGTCATCAAGCCTCCGCCAAAATATTGTCTAAAGCTCGAATTTTAGATGCAAGAAAGAGCGAAACCGTCCGTCATTCGACACGAAAGATGATTAGATGCGTTGCGTAATTTTTAAGGGAATTAAGAGAGAAAATGGTGATTCCGGTACGACTCGAACGTACGACCCTCTCCTTAGAAGGGAGATGCTCTATCCAGCTGAGCTACGGAACCACGCTGTATCACATTGCTGTGAGCCTTCTTTATAGGGGTTTAGCTGAATGATTTCAAGAATTTCTTTGCTAAACCCCGGGGATTTAAAACAATTAGCTAGCTCAGTTAATGAGCCCACACGGAAACAGTCACCGGTTCACCTCTGCGCAGACTTTGCAATTCCAAACGCAAAGTACGCCCTTGAGCTGCCGGATGCGCCGTTAAGCGTTCCATCCCATAGCGATAGTCCCCTTGCAAAGCAAAGAGAGGAAACAATCCGCGATCCGAAATAAGCTCCACTCTTTGCAAGCGAGCCCCCGACGGATTCAAAATTTGCAGACGAAGATGTGTCGTTGTAGGTTTGCCCGGAATTGGACGGAGCATGATTTGTTGAAACGGAGAATGATCCGCGAAAACTGTCGTCTGTGCAACTTGGTGCCACGCCAACGCCGAGGACGTTGCTAATACCAAAGAAAAACCAACTGCAACTTGAGCCCACCATTTCATAGAAAACCCTCCGTTTCCTCAAGAACTAGTCGGCTCGTGCGAGGCTGTCAACTTTCCATCCAGTAAAAAAGCCTGCTTTGTGCAGGCTTTTTTGTTAAGCGGCGGATTTCTTTTTTGCTTCGCTATACTTCACATCAATTCCCATGATGTGAGCGCTCAGCCAAGTTTTCAAGAATTGGAAAAAGGCATCTGTTAAAACTCCACTCTTTTCAAATTCTGTTTTGAAAGTGCCCAGGCGTGCCAAAAGATCTTTGTGGATTTTTTTATGCACATTTGCTTGCGCATACTCCAACGTATCAAAGTATTTTTCTTCATGCTCAAAGTGAGTCACCGTCCAAGAGGCCAACTCATTCACAAGAGCTTTTAATTCTGTCGTCGAAGCTTTCGCCTGATTCTTTTCATAGAGGCGATTCATGATCTCAATCAGCTTCTGATGCTCGCGATCCATAGCATCGACGTGAGTGGTTAAACGTACTGGGTCCCATTGGAAAAATGATTGTGGCATGTGTTGCCTCCTTGATGTCCTCATTTTCGGCCGGGGTTGGAAGAAGCAATATGATGTGGATCATGTCCTTAAAAATTCTCATCTAGAGACGGACATTGGTCTTGCGCTAGGACGCTTGGTTGCCAGAGAAGTGCTTGTCTAATACCGCCTCAGATCGGCACGAAACTATATAATTTATATTTATATAGAACATGAATTCTTAATAATTTTTTTAATCCTGGATATCGACGATAGTAGTTCATGTAGGGCACAGCCAAAACTTAAAGGAGAACACTATGAAATTCCAAGTCGACCCTTCCCACTCAACAGCGAACTTCAGCATTAAACATATGATGATCGCCAAAGTTCACGGGGGCTTTGAAAAGATGTCTGGCACTTTAGAATTCGACGCTGCCAATCCGGCTGCTTCGAAAGTGGAAGCAACTATCGAAGCTGCAAGCATTAATACCCGCGAACCTCAAAGGGATGCACACTTAAAAAGCGCTGACTTCTTTGATGTTGAAAAATTCCCAACTATCACCTTCAAGTCAAAAAGCGTGAAGGTCGCTGGCGATGGAGAGTTGAAAGTTTTAGGAGACTTAACCATTCATGGAGTCACGAAAGAAGTGAACTTGGATGTGGAAGGCCCTACCGCAGAAATGAAAGATCCTTGGGGAAATATCAAGGTGGGTGTTTCTGCAACAACGAAGATCAATCGAAAAGACTTCGGACTGACCTGGAATGCCGCTTTAGAAACAGGTGGTATCTTAGTCGGTGACGACGTGACTATTTCGCTTGATGTGCAATTTGTAAAACAAGCTTAAAGGAGACACGATGAAGCTCCGAGAAAAATTCTTCAACCGACGTTTTTTCCTCTTTGGGCTTTCATCACTAGCGGCAGGCTGGGCCGCAAAAAAATATGGGCCTGGCTTTTTAGTGCCGGACAATGGAGGTTTTATGTTTGAACTACGCAAATCTAACGAACGCGGTTTTGCTGATCATGGTTGGTTGAAATCACGCCATACTTTTTCCTTCGCAGACTACTATGATCCCGAACACATGGGTTTCAGAGCTTTGCGAGTGATCAACGAAGACCGCATTGATGGTGGGACTGGCTTTGGCATGCACGGACATCGCGATATGGAGATCATCTCTTACGTGGTCAAAGGAGCTTTGGAACACAAAGACTCCAAAGGCAATGTGGCGGTGATCAAACCTGGCGACGTGCAAAGAATGAGCGCCGGTGCCGGTGTCATGCACTCCGAGTACAATAAAGCTCCGGATACTGAGACTCACTTTTTCCAAATTTGGATTTTGCCAGATCGTCATGGCACTGAGTTTGGATATGGACAGAAATCTTTTGAAGAAGATTTAAATTCCAAAGACATGGTCTTAGTCATCTCTAAAGAGGGTCGTGAGGGCTCTATCAGCATTAATCAAGATGCCGATCTTTATATCTCACGAATGAAAGCCGGAAAGAATCTTGAATTTAAAATGCGTCCTTCAAGACATGTATGGATTCAAGCCATCAAAGGACAAATCAACGTGAACGGCCAGACTTTAGAAATCGGAGATGCTCTTAAAATCAGCCAAGAACAAGTCTTGAAAATGTCAGCAAACCAAGACTCAGAGTTTATGCTTTTTGATCTAGCTTAAA
The window above is part of the Bdellovibrio bacteriovorus genome. Proteins encoded here:
- a CDS encoding phosphatidate cytidylyltransferase, translated to MDFFDFSFPIRISMPTAWESHIYRQTVLIVLSIIFVSGAITFFFRNKNYYFVQSWASIKSWLVAAPLMFIVMGLPEPWPLVFLTALAILGAKIFFQIMGMFHRSNFVLLCYAGIIGLGICAWYDRIDIYNSMPMIVLGASCLVPLIRNSYKRMIQYMSLTLLAFIFLGWSFMHLGLILKFPNGVYQVMYLVILTEFCDNTNLAVGRYIGGWRMFPGINPRRTVGSTATSILLTLFLAGSMRFLLPDGSDKYWLASGLVASLGGFVGDLVMTVVRRDAGMKTVGPFIIGRGDFLHRVDRLIFVAPIYYYVMTVIL
- a CDS encoding lysophospholipid acyltransferase family protein — translated: MKDWNYENEQWTKLPTYLKHLPLFTRHIDMFSVFMRFLWSIFLKNVAFKFYIRLQVKGTPFKEIYRTQPKLIIISNHASHLDAVSIAASIPRRYWLNLYIAAAKDYFFTNALFTFFSKHCLGAIPIDRKDRRGEAINLILKLLTELPRMWLIIFPEGTRSKDGKIQEFKRGVSIFSERTQTPLLFTYLEGNMELWPKGQPIPLPGKLVLHVGPVHPPGPIQQVYAAYKQWVLTINPNAFHAATTSEGEGEAKDDSEQV
- a CDS encoding MBL fold metallo-hydrolase — encoded protein: MTPNKSDIEKTSLKIGPYQICPIPTGEFGLDGGAMFGTVPKVLWERSNPPDEKNRIPMEARGLLLKSQGLNILIDTGNGLGKDFVAKYGEKLGTKFAEMYNIDDSGPSLLKSLNSFGLKPEDIHHVILTHLHFDHAGGATTEKDGKLVPTFPKAQYWIQKGNLETASKPNLRERASYYPANFQPLMDAGVLNILDGEKEILPGVSVLLSHGHTQAQQMVKVTDGNATLLYCGDVVPTSSHVKIPWLMGYDLHPLTLMEEKQKYLSQAADQKWYLFFEHDPYCDAAVIERNGHDFAVQKRFLL
- a CDS encoding YihY/virulence factor BrkB family protein; translation: MRDGEIQLVAASLAFSTAIALVPFIAVVLATFQSIGGLEAFYPQVESLLLRNIREAAGSDVTKFIRIFLKNISAGKLGTTGAVLLFITSIRMLLDMEVGIHRVWNQKNTRPFYKRVIYQWGLILLIPVLLAVYVGFQSLEQFQFVHRVVPAFVSNSIVLVGSLFLIYKLVPTVYVKKSAAFISAVVAALVLYGVHKSYAALALKFFAYNKIYGSFAALPILLFWILTIWYVILAGVALCASLQKRHVA
- a CDS encoding phospholipase D-like domain-containing protein — protein: MTQKKIASDAALVTDNDYLNALLKLLDQAENEINILAYSFAIGSAAGKLNMNTAPYTIAEKIKELKRDKPELRIRLYIEGVRDTSDRNIVTAQFLKRAGIEVVYGKTHAKGFSVDGRYVLFGSTNLTHQSIVKNYETNLLIDNKAIAKEFNRYFEYLWQGGGHGGIELKPPMLADGDFKNVLVDMIHSAKKTLEFSIYFFDHKEIRDAFIEAHRRGVKIKGFAHHHTAFALSYVRRTRRTIERLQEEGIDSLYFAPGSFFTHSKYLIKDKEEVALGTGNWLVEDVEIHPQLYIHLKNKELAQQLSKHLAKQIAKQRDVSEETHIKPRLLRSRTRSSESKTAR
- a CDS encoding bacteriohemerythrin, whose product is MPQSFFQWDPVRLTTHVDAMDREHQKLIEIMNRLYEKNQAKASTTELKALVNELASWTVTHFEHEEKYFDTLEYAQANVHKKIHKDLLARLGTFKTEFEKSGVLTDAFFQFLKTWLSAHIMGIDVKYSEAKKKSAA
- a CDS encoding YceI family protein, translating into MKFQVDPSHSTANFSIKHMMIAKVHGGFEKMSGTLEFDAANPAASKVEATIEAASINTREPQRDAHLKSADFFDVEKFPTITFKSKSVKVAGDGELKVLGDLTIHGVTKEVNLDVEGPTAEMKDPWGNIKVGVSATTKINRKDFGLTWNAALETGGILVGDDVTISLDVQFVKQA
- a CDS encoding pirin family protein → MFELRKSNERGFADHGWLKSRHTFSFADYYDPEHMGFRALRVINEDRIDGGTGFGMHGHRDMEIISYVVKGALEHKDSKGNVAVIKPGDVQRMSAGAGVMHSEYNKAPDTETHFFQIWILPDRHGTEFGYGQKSFEEDLNSKDMVLVISKEGREGSISINQDADLYISRMKAGKNLEFKMRPSRHVWIQAIKGQINVNGQTLEIGDALKISQEQVLKMSANQDSEFMLFDLA